One Carassius auratus strain Wakin chromosome 3, ASM336829v1, whole genome shotgun sequence genomic region harbors:
- the LOC113050537 gene encoding GEM-interacting protein-like: protein MITYLTVHWSEHGRLTAALSCQCGLAVHRKCLEVCQMECEHRRGFIFGMELSLLPREIQDSVPFVVLRCTEEIESRALGVQGVYRISGAKPRVLKLCQALKSRKTKVDLGDLSPHDITSVLKHFFKELPEPLLTFDLYHDFINVGKEIQRLSEKEHVAETAGIVESILVKLRELIGRLPLCNYNTVQHMIAHLNRVAEHFEDNKMSPGNLGIVFGPTLLRPLVSGDVSMIALLETSYQALLVEFMISHYDHVFGPATRSSTPLPPPPTAPLPDTPPRASCSSQDAGASAKERPRSLENRTIKRDSSEGYISDKSSSNEAMDQLSPEANERAVLAMRVTASPQVYLEQAAESQLQTQSRAHFSRQPVKYPRQGSAGAQMRTASSQSQDEDNSGSREEVVSRSTDSSRSSSPEHQTPMKTHCRLHETPIPQNKTAYTPETQTAPHAGVKRTESDEGVKAVASAFKEHVGELGKLNTNQSNNTLGGRERLIRLKLKRSDSGKGEQLHFV, encoded by the exons ATGATTACTTATCTCACTGTACACTGGTCAGAACATGGCAGACTGACAGCTGCTCTCTCTTGCCAGTGTGGCCTTGCAGTCCACAGGAAGTGCCTGGAAGTGTGCCAGATGGAGTGTGAACACAGGAGAGGCTTCATCTTTGGGATGGAGCTCTCCCTGCTTCCCAGAGAGATCCAAGACTCCGTGCCCTTCGTTGTCCTGCGCTGCACCGAAGAGATTGAGAGCAGGGCTCTTGGAGTCCAG GGAGTTTACAGAATCAGTGGAGCCAAACCTCGTGTTCTGAAGTTATGTCAGGCTTTGAAATCCAGAAAGACCAAAGTTGACCTGGGTGACCTCTCACCGCATGACATCACCTCCGTACTCAAGCATTTCTTCAAagag CTTCCAGAGCCTTTACTCACCTTTGACCTTTACCATGACTTCATCAATGTGGGTAAGGAGATTCAGAGGCTCAGTGAAAAGGAACATGTTGCCGAGACTGCTGGGATTGTGGAGAGTATTTTGGTCAAACTCAGAGAGCTCATCGGACGACTGCCTTTGTGCAACTACAACACAGTTCAGCACATGATAGCCCACCTGAACAG GGTTGCAGAACATTTTGAAGACAACAAGATGTCTCCAGGAAACCTGGGCATTGTGTTTGGCCCCACTCTCCTGCGGCCCCTAGTTTCCGGAGACGTGTCGATGATCGCTCTTCTGGAAACCAGCTATCAGGCTCTTCTCGTGGAGTTCATGATCTCACACTATGACCACGTATTTGGTCCCGCAACGAGATCCAGCACGCCTCTGCCTCCGCCTCCCACGGCACCCCTCCCGGACACCCCTCCCAGAGCCTCCTGTTCCTCTCAGGATGCTGGAGCCTCAGCCAAGGAACGTCCACGCTCACTGGAG AATCGCACTATCAAGAGAGATTCAAGTGAGGGTTATATTTCTGACAAGTCATCATCCAATGAAGCAATGGACCAGCTGAGCCCAgaagccaatgagagagcag TCCTGGCTATGAGGGTGACAGCATCTCCTCAGGTGTATTTGGAGCAGGCTGCAGAAAGTCAATTACAAACTCAGTCGAGGGCTCACTTCAGCAGGCAGCCAGTGAAGTACCCCAGACAGGGTTCGGCAGGAGCGCAAATGCGCACAGCAAGCTCTCAGTCACAAGATGAGGATAATTCTGGGAGCAGGGAAGAAGTCGTTTCAAGAAGCACAGACAGCAGTCGCAGCTCCTCTCCTGAGCACCAGACTCCGATGAAAACTCACTGCCGACTACATGAGACCCCCATCCCACAGAATAAGACTGCATACACCCCTGAGACTCAGACTGCACCTCATGCAGGGGTAAAAAGAACTGAATCGGATGAGGGGGTTAAAGCAGTAGCTTCTGCATTCAAAGAACATGTGGGAGAATTGGGAAAACTAAATACCAACCAATCCAACAACACCCTGGGGGGGAGAGAGCGCCTGATCCGACTGAAGCTAAAGCGCAGTGATTCAGGGAAGGGCGAGCAGCTCCATTTTGTTTGA